The Cololabis saira isolate AMF1-May2022 chromosome 20, fColSai1.1, whole genome shotgun sequence genome includes a window with the following:
- the pfdn2 gene encoding prefoldin subunit 2, whose protein sequence is MAANSSSTGSKSGSGAGKPSGVSAEQVVSTFQRMRQEQRSMASKSADLEMDITEHKLVIETLQEVDPSRKCFHLVGGVLVERTVKEVLPALEINKESISELVESINSQMQTKGRELTEYRERYNIRLVGEGEGEAQGPSATASRENEGSGSKSATGVLVS, encoded by the exons atggcggccaacagcagcagcacggGGAGCAAGTCCGGCAGCGGCGCCGGGAAGCCGTCCGGCGTATCGGCCGAGCAG gTTGTATCGACGTTTCAGAGGATGCGTCAGGAGCAGCGCAGCATGGCCTCCAAGTCTGCAGACCTGGAGATGGACATCACTGAGCACAA gttAGTAATTGAAACCCTACAGGAAGTGGATCCTTCTAGGAAATGCTTTCATCTGGTTGGAGGAGTTTTGGTAGAGAGGACGGTAAAAGAAGTTCTACCTGCCTTGGAAATCAACAAAGAATCG ATTTCCGAATTAGTCGAGTCCATCAACTCACAGATGCAGACAAAAGGACGGGAGCTGACAGAGTACAGAGAGCGCTACAACATCCGGCTGGTAGGAGAGGGTGAAGGAGAGGCGCAGGGCCCGTCAGCAACAGCATCCAGAGAAAACGAAGGAAGTGGATCCAAAAGTGCAACTGGAGTTTTGGTGTCATAG
- the nit1 gene encoding deaminated glutathione amidase: protein MFRCILRSPVKRLASLPVYTHRITLKNSMSSSRPPLAAVCQVTATPDKDANFSVCKQLVEEAQGRGACMVFLPEGFDYIGSSREETLSLSESLEGDTISRYTQLARKLGVWLSLGGFHEQGHNWETEQRIYNSHIIINNKGDVVTVYRKSHLFDVELPEKGVSLRESGFTLPGPSLVSPVQTPIGKVGLGICYDLRFPELSLALLRDGAEILTYPSAFTVATGAAHWEILLRARAIETQCFVVAAAQVGQHHEKRSSYGHALAVDPWGNVLGDCGGEKPGLILVEVDLEKVRRTRRNMPVQQHRRDTAFYYSLDQT, encoded by the exons ATGTTCAGATGCATCTTGAGATCTCCTGTGAAGCGTCTGGCCTCACTGCCGGTTTACACGCACAGGATCACCCTGAAGAACAG CATGTCCAGTTCCCGTCCCCCGCTGGCTGCAGTCTGTCAGGTGACAGCAACTCCGGACAAAGACGCCAACTTCTCTGTCTGTAAGCAGCTGGTGGAAGAAGCCCAGGGGCGAGGGGCCTGCATGGTCTTCCTCCCTGAGGGGTTTGACTACATCGGATCCAGCAGAGAGGAGACGTTGTCTCTGTCAGAGAGCCTGGAAGGAGACACGATCTCACGATACACTCAGCTGGCCAG GAAGTTGGGGGTTTGGCTGTCTCTTGGAGGATTTCATGAACAAGGACATAACTGGGAGACTGAACAACGAATCTATAACAGTcatataataattaataataaag GTGACGTTGTTACAGTGTACAGGAAGTCCCATTTGTTCGACGTGGAGCTGCCAGAAAAAGGTGTATCTCTCAGAGAGAGTGGCTTCACCCTCCCCGGGCCCTCCCTGGTGTCTCCAGTCCAAACTCCTATCGGCAAG GTGGGCTTGGGCATCTGTTATGACCTCAGATTTCCTGAGTTATCGCTTGCTCTGCTAAGGGACGGTGCGGAGATCCTCACTTACCCATCAGCCTTCACTGTAGCAACAGGAGCCGCTCACTGGGAG ATTTTACTCCGCGCACGTGCAATCGAAACCCAGTGTTTCGTCGTGGCAGCTGCTCAGGTTGGCCAGCACCACGAGAAGCGCTCGTCGTACGGCCACGCCCTGGCTGTGGACCCATGGGGCAACGTCCTGGGTGACTGTGGAGGGGAGAAGCCGGGCTTGATACTGGTGGAAGTTGACCTAGAGAAGGTCAGAAGAACCAGGAGGAACATGCCAGTTCAACAGCACCGCAGAGACACTGCTTTCTACTACAGTCTGGATCAAACCTGA